A region of Beijerinckia sp. 28-YEA-48 DNA encodes the following proteins:
- a CDS encoding HdeA/HdeB family chaperone, translating to MIRKAFVASILMSALIQSASAQTPLGAYADDKGYIDVQKLTCAQLAGTFQEDADMLTTWYSGWYNGLARKHLLNVKRAKEAEHEIIQYCKAHQDKRVMDAIGVVFKDMRANLGIKMKP from the coding sequence ATGATCCGTAAGGCCTTCGTTGCGTCGATCCTGATGTCGGCATTGATTCAGTCTGCGAGTGCTCAGACCCCATTGGGCGCCTACGCTGATGACAAGGGCTATATCGATGTTCAGAAACTGACTTGCGCGCAATTGGCCGGAACCTTCCAGGAAGACGCCGATATGCTCACCACCTGGTATAGCGGCTGGTATAACGGTCTCGCCCGCAAGCACCTCCTCAACGTGAAGAGGGCGAAGGAGGCGGAACACGAGATCATCCAGTACTGCAAGGCCCATCAAGACAAGCGGGTCATGGATGCGATCGGCGTCGTGTTCAAAGACATGCGCGCGAACCTCGGGATTAAGATGAAGCCGTAG
- a CDS encoding Hsp70 family protein has protein sequence MIVGIDLGTTNSLIALWNGSSPELIPNALGETLTPSAISIADDGSILVGRPALDRLITHPDRSVASFKRWMGSTMGATLAGKVFRAEELSALMLRALRDDAESQFGQNVTEAIVSVPAYFSDPQRRATLDAARLAGLKVERLINEPTAAALTHGLQGTEEGHFLILDLGGGTFDVSLLHKYEGIMEVRASAGDSMLGGNDFRDVLVELIATAAGIKFSDVKAADQARLMATAEAVKHTLSQREQADWDIHLDDKETCKGTLTRASFEERAQGLNARLRAPIERAIADARLDPAQIDQIVLVGGATRMPLVRTMTAKLFGRFPLIDPRPDHVVALGAAIQAGLKARHAALDDIVMTDVCPFTLGVATVDLSMRDDLLLSPIIERNAVIPISRTNRYFTVQDNQSKLQFKVLQGEHLRASQNIQIGEILVDIPRAPAGHESAEARFTYDVNGALEVEVTVTSTKMVERRVFRNQSNLTDDEINARFRTLAALKLAPRDQASNHALIARAERLYAESLGERRTLIAELVGQFEREINDQHLRNAEDLRARFAALLDDFERNVF, from the coding sequence ATGATTGTCGGTATAGATCTCGGGACGACCAACTCCCTAATCGCCCTATGGAACGGCAGTTCCCCTGAATTGATTCCCAATGCGCTTGGGGAAACGTTGACGCCGTCGGCGATCAGTATCGCCGACGACGGCTCCATACTCGTGGGGCGCCCGGCCCTCGACCGCTTAATCACCCATCCGGACCGATCCGTCGCTTCATTCAAGCGCTGGATGGGCTCAACCATGGGCGCAACTTTAGCCGGAAAGGTATTCCGGGCTGAAGAACTCTCCGCCCTCATGCTGCGCGCCTTGCGTGACGATGCCGAAAGCCAATTCGGGCAAAACGTTACAGAGGCGATCGTTTCAGTTCCAGCGTATTTCAGCGATCCGCAGCGCAGAGCGACCCTCGACGCCGCGCGGCTGGCTGGTCTCAAGGTCGAACGCTTGATCAACGAGCCGACCGCGGCCGCATTGACGCATGGCCTGCAAGGCACCGAAGAAGGGCATTTCCTCATCCTCGATCTCGGTGGCGGCACGTTCGACGTGTCGCTGCTCCACAAATACGAGGGAATCATGGAGGTGCGCGCCTCGGCAGGCGATTCCATGCTCGGCGGCAATGACTTCAGAGACGTTCTGGTGGAATTGATCGCCACCGCCGCTGGCATCAAGTTCTCCGACGTCAAAGCGGCAGATCAGGCGCGCCTGATGGCCACCGCCGAAGCGGTCAAGCACACCCTGTCGCAACGAGAGCAGGCTGATTGGGACATTCACCTCGACGACAAAGAAACCTGCAAAGGCACGCTCACGCGCGCGTCTTTTGAAGAGCGAGCACAGGGACTGAACGCTCGTCTGCGCGCGCCCATCGAGCGCGCGATTGCTGATGCCAGGCTCGATCCTGCGCAGATCGATCAGATCGTGCTCGTGGGCGGCGCAACGCGCATGCCCCTCGTGCGCACCATGACGGCAAAGCTCTTCGGCCGTTTCCCCCTCATCGATCCGCGACCGGACCATGTCGTCGCACTCGGCGCGGCGATACAGGCCGGTCTCAAGGCCAGGCACGCGGCCCTCGACGACATCGTCATGACCGATGTATGTCCTTTCACTCTGGGAGTAGCGACGGTCGACTTGTCCATGAGAGACGATCTCCTCCTGTCGCCGATCATTGAACGCAATGCGGTCATCCCGATCAGTCGTACAAATCGCTATTTTACTGTCCAGGACAATCAGTCCAAGCTTCAATTCAAAGTTTTGCAAGGCGAGCATCTTCGAGCATCACAGAACATCCAGATCGGGGAAATCTTGGTCGACATCCCCAGGGCGCCGGCGGGGCACGAGTCTGCGGAGGCGCGCTTCACCTATGACGTCAATGGCGCGCTCGAAGTCGAGGTCACCGTAACCTCAACCAAAATGGTCGAACGTCGCGTCTTCCGCAATCAGAGCAATCTCACCGACGACGAGATCAACGCGCGCTTTCGCACTCTCGCGGCCTTGAAGCTGGCCCCACGCGACCAAGCGTCCAACCATGCTCTGATCGCCAGAGCGGAACGCCTCTATGCCGAAAGCCTAGGCGAGCGCCGCACCCTTATCGCTGAACTGGTCGGACAGTTCGAGCGCGAAATCAACGATCAGCATCTTCGCAATGCTGAGGACTTGCGCGCGCGGTTCGCCGCCCTCCTCGACGACTTTGAGCGGAACGTCTTCTAA
- a CDS encoding LLM class flavin-dependent oxidoreductase, whose product MDFSTMVLTMYVAVEDGPAADERVLGIAVEQSLLAAELGFNPWFTEHHFRGPWHSNPIQFASYIAPQIGPDRYLGFGVLSIPYYHPVRLVEAMNQLDQLTKGRTLYGLGSGFAGLEPLGMGLDADYHSSGRAAEDTLEIMERLWDFQTGDPELVIDTPVYKGTVRRRVTPSPYRKRHPTVIRTASRDSSVIKAAQRGLPAFLGIFSAESPLAEQIRIYREALVAANHPQHVIDECLRWCTCDWLAVVVADTDEEAQARAKLARAEHLAMRDKYVAEHGPLHGPVVRKKPEESTPAAFAAGGDMLNIIAGTPDTVAAKVQELADLGINHLLVRFLGEWPGETRYISEESMRLFAREVMPRFKSSAKQPALV is encoded by the coding sequence ATGGATTTCTCGACAATGGTTTTGACGATGTATGTCGCCGTCGAGGACGGTCCGGCGGCGGACGAGCGCGTGCTCGGCATCGCGGTCGAACAGTCCTTGCTGGCGGCGGAACTCGGCTTCAATCCCTGGTTCACGGAGCATCATTTCCGCGGGCCGTGGCATAGCAATCCGATCCAGTTCGCGTCCTATATCGCGCCGCAGATCGGGCCGGATCGCTATCTCGGTTTCGGCGTGCTTTCGATCCCGTATTATCATCCCGTGCGCCTGGTCGAGGCCATGAACCAGCTCGATCAGCTGACCAAGGGCCGCACGCTCTATGGCCTGGGCAGCGGTTTTGCCGGCCTGGAGCCGCTGGGCATGGGCCTTGACGCCGACTATCACAGCTCCGGCCGCGCCGCCGAGGATACGCTCGAGATCATGGAGCGCCTGTGGGACTTCCAAACCGGCGATCCTGAACTCGTCATCGACACGCCGGTCTATAAGGGCACGGTGCGCCGCCGCGTCACCCCAAGCCCATACCGCAAGCGCCATCCAACCGTGATCCGCACGGCCAGCCGGGATTCGTCCGTCATCAAGGCGGCGCAGCGCGGTCTGCCGGCCTTCCTCGGCATCTTCAGTGCTGAATCGCCGCTCGCCGAGCAGATCCGCATCTATCGCGAGGCTCTGGTGGCGGCCAACCATCCGCAGCACGTGATCGACGAATGCCTGCGCTGGTGCACCTGCGACTGGCTTGCCGTCGTCGTCGCTGACACCGACGAAGAGGCCCAAGCGCGCGCCAAGCTGGCCCGGGCCGAACATCTCGCCATGCGCGACAAGTACGTCGCCGAGCACGGTCCGCTGCATGGACCGGTCGTGCGCAAGAAGCCCGAGGAATCGACGCCGGCTGCCTTCGCCGCTGGTGGCGACATGCTCAACATCATCGCCGGCACGCCCGATACGGTCGCTGCCAAAGTGCAGGAACTGGCCGATCTCGGCATCAATCATCTGCTGGTGCGCTTCCTCGGCGAATGGCCGGGCGAGACGCGCTATATCTCGGAAGAGTCGATGCGCTTGTTCGCGCGCGAAGTCATGCCGCGCTTCAAGAGCAGCGCGAAACAGCCGGCGCTCGTCTGA
- a CDS encoding aldehyde dehydrogenase family protein codes for MHGMKDVTGKMLIGGKLVDSLDGGWLESINPADETQLGRVPMGSKRDMDAAVDAAAEAFPAWAALSMEQRAGYVHKLADAILAKAEDFARIESLDTGNTLPPMRHDVINAVERMRFAAGLAYEIKGETIPSSAGNIHLTLRVPYGVVGRIIPFNHPIGFAASRIAPAIVTGNTMVIKPSEQSPLSAAILAELCAAILPPGVVNIVTGGRETGEALVRNPKVKRIAFIGSAASGMAIQKAAAETAVKHVTLELGGKNPLVAFPDADLDRVAAAAVGGMNFGWQGQSCGSMSRILLHEDIYDAVLEKILERVKTIKVGHPLDDDTNMGPINNQGQYKKVLSYIEIGRSEGAKLLLGGGRPKGEQFKRGYWVEPTVFGDVNMSMRIAKEEIFGPVMSILKFKTEAEAIAMANAVDLGLTGAVWTQDISRALRVAQAIEAGYIWVNGVGTHYRGVPYGGFKNSGVGREEGLSEILSYTEEKVINLCNGDIRKK; via the coding sequence ATGCACGGCATGAAGGACGTGACAGGCAAAATGTTGATCGGCGGAAAGCTCGTCGACAGCCTCGATGGCGGATGGCTTGAATCGATCAACCCGGCCGACGAAACACAGCTGGGCCGTGTGCCCATGGGCAGCAAGCGGGACATGGATGCAGCGGTCGATGCCGCGGCGGAGGCCTTCCCCGCCTGGGCTGCGCTATCGATGGAACAGCGGGCTGGCTATGTTCATAAGCTGGCCGACGCCATCCTCGCCAAGGCGGAAGATTTCGCTCGTATTGAATCACTCGATACTGGCAATACGCTGCCGCCGATGCGTCATGACGTCATCAACGCCGTCGAGCGCATGCGCTTTGCCGCCGGCCTGGCCTATGAGATCAAGGGCGAGACCATCCCCTCCTCGGCTGGCAACATTCATCTGACGCTGCGCGTGCCTTATGGCGTGGTTGGTCGCATCATTCCGTTCAATCATCCCATTGGCTTTGCGGCCTCGCGGATCGCTCCGGCCATCGTCACAGGCAATACGATGGTCATCAAGCCGTCGGAACAGAGCCCGCTGTCGGCGGCGATCTTGGCGGAGCTGTGCGCGGCGATCTTGCCGCCCGGCGTCGTCAATATCGTGACCGGTGGCCGCGAGACCGGCGAAGCACTGGTGCGCAATCCGAAGGTCAAGCGCATCGCCTTTATCGGCTCGGCAGCCTCGGGCATGGCGATCCAGAAAGCCGCGGCCGAGACGGCCGTGAAACATGTGACCCTTGAATTGGGTGGCAAGAATCCGCTCGTCGCTTTCCCGGACGCTGATCTTGACCGGGTCGCGGCAGCGGCGGTCGGTGGCATGAATTTCGGCTGGCAGGGGCAGTCCTGTGGCTCGATGAGCCGCATCCTGCTGCACGAAGACATTTATGACGCCGTGCTGGAAAAGATCCTGGAGCGGGTCAAGACCATCAAGGTTGGGCATCCCCTCGATGACGACACCAATATGGGGCCGATCAACAACCAGGGCCAATACAAGAAGGTTCTGTCCTATATCGAGATCGGCAGGAGCGAAGGCGCCAAGCTGCTGTTGGGTGGTGGGCGTCCGAAGGGCGAGCAGTTCAAGCGCGGTTACTGGGTCGAGCCGACCGTGTTCGGTGATGTGAACATGTCGATGCGGATCGCCAAGGAGGAAATCTTCGGCCCGGTGATGTCGATCTTGAAGTTCAAGACTGAGGCGGAGGCCATCGCCATGGCCAACGCCGTCGATCTGGGGCTGACTGGCGCTGTCTGGACGCAGGATATCAGCCGCGCTCTGCGCGTCGCCCAGGCGATAGAGGCGGGCTACATCTGGGTCAACGGCGTGGGCACGCACTATCGTGGCGTTCCCTACGGCGGTTTCAAGAACTCAGGTGTCGGCCGCGAAGAGGGCTTGAGCGAGATCCTCAGCTATACCGAAGAGAAGGTGATCAATCTCTGCAACGGCGATATCCGCAAAAAGTAG
- a CDS encoding tripartite tricarboxylate transporter substrate-binding protein — protein sequence MRLIAALVSVAAICAAPALAQGPKSAEWPSKLVKIVVPFAPGSTPDAVARILADGLQQSAPSATFIVENKPGASGNIGTDAVAKADPDGSTIGVSIGGPLAINTILFSQLKYDPAKDIAAVTLLATQPSVLAVNASMGVDTVRDLIALLKKEPGKYTYGSIGVGSLSHLAMEAIAQKAGAKMVHLPLQGSPAAMTALLRGDVQIAFLPSIAVTPQLESGEIKILAISTAKRSRFLPDTPTLKEAGIDVEADAWLGLIAPAGTPPAFLARMQTLAAQVITSPASRDKLATLQMEPVANTAEEFRAVIDAEISRWKPVIKALDIKVN from the coding sequence ATGCGATTGATCGCTGCACTCGTATCGGTCGCGGCCATATGCGCCGCGCCCGCCCTGGCGCAAGGCCCCAAATCCGCCGAGTGGCCAAGCAAACTCGTTAAGATCGTGGTCCCGTTCGCCCCGGGATCAACGCCTGACGCCGTCGCGCGCATCCTGGCCGACGGTCTGCAACAGAGCGCGCCCAGTGCGACATTCATCGTTGAGAACAAACCAGGCGCCAGCGGCAACATTGGTACGGATGCCGTCGCCAAGGCTGATCCCGACGGCAGCACGATCGGCGTCAGCATCGGCGGCCCCCTCGCGATCAACACCATTCTGTTCAGCCAGCTCAAATACGATCCCGCAAAAGACATCGCAGCCGTCACCCTGCTTGCCACGCAGCCCAGCGTCCTCGCCGTCAATGCAAGCATGGGCGTCGACACTGTTAGGGATCTGATTGCGCTGTTGAAGAAGGAGCCTGGCAAATACACGTATGGATCCATCGGCGTCGGTTCCCTATCGCACTTGGCCATGGAAGCGATCGCGCAAAAGGCCGGCGCTAAAATGGTGCATCTGCCTTTGCAAGGCTCACCCGCCGCCATGACGGCGCTGCTGCGCGGCGACGTCCAGATCGCTTTTCTGCCCTCGATCGCCGTGACGCCGCAGCTAGAATCTGGGGAGATCAAGATTCTCGCCATTTCCACGGCGAAGCGCTCACGCTTTCTGCCCGATACGCCGACGCTCAAAGAGGCCGGCATTGATGTGGAGGCCGACGCCTGGCTGGGCCTGATCGCGCCCGCCGGGACACCACCGGCCTTTCTCGCGCGGATGCAGACGCTGGCGGCACAAGTGATCACATCCCCGGCTTCGCGCGACAAGCTGGCCACTCTGCAGATGGAGCCGGTCGCCAATACGGCAGAGGAATTCCGTGCGGTTATTGACGCCGAAATCAGCCGCTGGAAGCCGGTGATTAAAGCACTCGATATCAAGGTCAATTGA
- a CDS encoding FAD-dependent oxidoreductase, whose protein sequence is MARTPHPAILEPARSIPVYGEYDVVVLGGGPAGIAAAVAAGRSGRSTLLIERYGFLGGMGTAAGVTNFCGLHANVHGENQQVVHGVADDLLDRIDHLGGLREPHDVFGRIQAQAYDTSAYKIAADELLLSAGVDILFHALASALHMEAPGRIGAIFLETKSGRRAVKGQMFIDCSGDGDLAAWAGAPFELGDGNGNMLYPSSMFRINAVDPARVDYSWTGLAKLMAEAERTSNRRFPRKTPIVRPHRSGIEWRANMTQLARDDGTAIDGTDADDLSRGEMIGRRQIADVFQFLKTVPGFENSYIVDIAPQIGIRETRRIVGPYMLSEDDVLNCVSFDDTIGVNGWPIEAHVSGDIVIKWASEGSRGYNQMPYRMLLPQQVDNLLVAGRCASMTHMGQSAARVSGACFVMGQAAGTAADMAIAAQSTPANISVSALQERLQRDGAFLGRQET, encoded by the coding sequence ATGGCGCGCACCCCACACCCGGCCATTTTGGAACCGGCTCGATCGATCCCGGTCTATGGCGAATACGACGTCGTGGTGTTGGGCGGCGGCCCCGCGGGCATAGCGGCGGCCGTTGCCGCCGGACGCAGCGGCCGTTCGACCCTGCTGATCGAGCGCTACGGCTTCCTGGGCGGCATGGGGACAGCGGCAGGGGTGACCAATTTCTGCGGTTTGCATGCCAATGTGCATGGCGAAAACCAGCAGGTGGTTCATGGCGTCGCCGACGATCTTCTCGATCGCATCGATCATTTAGGCGGCCTGCGCGAGCCGCACGACGTGTTTGGGCGCATTCAGGCGCAAGCCTACGACACATCGGCCTATAAGATCGCCGCTGACGAACTCCTGCTCTCCGCTGGAGTGGACATTCTGTTTCATGCCTTGGCGAGCGCGCTGCATATGGAAGCGCCGGGACGCATCGGCGCGATTTTCCTCGAGACGAAGTCGGGCAGGCGGGCCGTCAAGGGACAGATGTTTATCGACTGTTCGGGCGATGGCGATCTCGCGGCCTGGGCCGGCGCGCCCTTTGAGTTGGGCGACGGCAACGGCAATATGCTCTACCCCTCGTCGATGTTTCGCATCAATGCCGTCGACCCGGCGCGCGTTGATTATTCATGGACGGGCCTCGCGAAATTGATGGCTGAGGCAGAGCGCACCAGCAATCGCCGCTTTCCGCGCAAAACACCCATCGTGCGTCCGCACAGAAGCGGAATCGAATGGCGCGCCAACATGACTCAGCTCGCACGCGATGATGGCACCGCGATCGACGGCACTGACGCTGATGACCTGTCACGCGGTGAAATGATCGGCCGGCGGCAGATCGCCGACGTATTCCAATTCCTGAAGACAGTCCCAGGCTTTGAAAACTCCTACATCGTCGATATCGCGCCGCAGATCGGCATTCGCGAGACCCGCCGCATCGTCGGCCCCTACATGTTGAGCGAAGATGACGTACTCAACTGTGTGAGCTTCGATGACACGATTGGTGTCAACGGTTGGCCGATCGAAGCGCATGTGAGTGGCGATATCGTTATCAAATGGGCATCGGAAGGCTCAAGAGGCTACAATCAAATGCCCTACAGAATGTTATTGCCGCAACAGGTCGACAATCTACTGGTGGCAGGGCGCTGCGCGTCCATGACCCACATGGGGCAGTCCGCCGCGCGCGTCTCCGGAGCCTGCTTTGTGATGGGGCAGGCCGCCGGAACCGCCGCCGACATGGCGATCGCGGCTCAATCCACACCTGCGAACATTTCCGTTAGCGCCTTGCAAGAGCGCTTGCAGCGGGATGGAGCCTTTCTAGGACGCCAGGAAACCTAA
- a CDS encoding LysR family transcriptional regulator, with translation MDIYLNFKAFQVAARRGSFSAAARELGLAASVVTKRVTQLEHHLKTVLFERSTRSLSLTEAGRRYLERSRLAIAGFEDLLRDTGSSSEDVEDFLRVKFPTSLTIFQLRKIVSRYRADFPRVRLEIVLMDRPVDPVAEGFDLAVGAYWTTFGGVVETHLLTVDRVLCAAASYIAGNAPLRHPRELAAHACLNYLPTGNAWTFKTKQGLVTVEVTPTLSSNDAQILIDAAVAGTGIVLLSEYMVRDLLASGTLIQLLPEFSIPPFQITAVAPIRRGDAPAVRALIERLRQSLALTFEHSDPDIETARLD, from the coding sequence ATGGACATCTATCTGAATTTCAAGGCGTTCCAGGTCGCGGCACGTCGAGGAAGTTTTTCAGCCGCCGCACGCGAGCTTGGCCTGGCGGCCTCGGTCGTCACCAAACGCGTTACGCAGTTGGAACATCACCTGAAGACGGTGCTGTTTGAGCGGTCCACGCGCAGCCTTTCCCTCACCGAGGCCGGTCGTCGCTATCTCGAACGGTCCCGTCTGGCCATTGCTGGTTTCGAGGATTTATTGCGGGATACTGGCAGTTCGTCGGAGGATGTAGAGGATTTTTTGCGGGTCAAATTCCCGACATCGCTGACGATTTTTCAACTGCGGAAAATTGTCAGTCGCTATCGAGCGGACTTCCCGCGCGTCAGACTTGAGATCGTGCTGATGGACCGTCCCGTCGATCCGGTGGCAGAGGGGTTCGATCTCGCGGTTGGCGCTTATTGGACAACGTTCGGTGGTGTCGTCGAGACACATTTGCTTACCGTCGATCGGGTGCTTTGCGCAGCGGCGAGCTATATCGCCGGGAATGCACCGTTGCGCCACCCACGCGAATTGGCGGCCCATGCTTGCTTGAACTATCTGCCAACGGGCAACGCATGGACCTTCAAAACCAAACAGGGCCTGGTAACAGTCGAAGTAACGCCGACCTTGAGTTCGAACGACGCTCAAATCCTTATCGATGCTGCGGTTGCTGGAACCGGAATTGTGTTGCTTTCGGAATATATGGTGCGTGATCTGTTGGCTTCCGGAACGCTTATTCAGTTGTTGCCCGAATTCTCAATCCCGCCATTTCAGATTACAGCAGTCGCGCCTATTCGCCGTGGCGATGCACCGGCCGTGCGTGCGCTGATTGAACGGCTTCGGCAGTCCTTGGCTCTGACGTTTGAACATTCCGATCCGGATATCGAAACTGCTCGCCTTGATTAA
- the fdhA gene encoding formaldehyde dehydrogenase, glutathione-independent, which produces MADPKFENPGGSKIEHAVILKVVSTNICGSDQHMVRGRTTAPAGLVLGHEITGEVIEKGADVEMLSIGDIVSVPFNVACGRCPNCRTLNTGVCETVNPARAGGAYGYVDMGGWIGGQAKYVMVPYADFNLLKFPNRDRAMEKIRDLTMLSDILPTGFHGAIKAGVGVGSVVYVAGAGPVGMAAAASAQILGAAVVMIGDFNKERLAHAAKFGFVPIDLGKHDRLGEMIAEVTGSPEVDAAIDAVGFEARGHSGGEQPAIVLNQMMEITRAAGQIGVPGLYVTDDPGGVDDAAKKGSLSLRLGLGWAKAQSFHTGQTPVLRYNRQLMMAILHDKLPIAKIVNAQVISLEDAPKGYESFDQGAATKYVLDPHGMIS; this is translated from the coding sequence ATCGCCGATCCGAAATTCGAAAACCCGGGTGGAAGCAAGATCGAGCATGCTGTCATCCTCAAGGTCGTCTCGACCAATATTTGCGGTTCGGATCAGCACATGGTGCGTGGTCGCACGACAGCTCCCGCTGGATTGGTGTTGGGCCATGAAATCACCGGCGAAGTGATCGAAAAGGGCGCCGACGTCGAGATGCTGAGTATCGGTGATATTGTTTCGGTGCCGTTCAACGTCGCTTGCGGACGGTGCCCCAATTGTCGCACGCTCAACACCGGCGTCTGTGAGACTGTGAACCCGGCGCGGGCCGGCGGCGCTTATGGCTATGTGGACATGGGCGGCTGGATTGGCGGCCAGGCAAAATACGTCATGGTCCCCTATGCCGATTTCAACCTTCTGAAATTCCCCAATCGTGATCGCGCGATGGAGAAGATCCGCGATCTCACCATGCTGTCGGATATTCTACCAACCGGTTTTCACGGTGCGATCAAGGCGGGTGTTGGCGTCGGCTCGGTTGTCTATGTTGCGGGTGCGGGGCCGGTCGGCATGGCAGCCGCGGCATCAGCGCAGATCCTTGGCGCCGCCGTCGTCATGATTGGCGACTTCAATAAAGAGCGGCTTGCTCATGCCGCAAAATTTGGCTTTGTCCCGATTGATCTTGGCAAGCATGATCGCCTCGGCGAGATGATTGCCGAGGTGACGGGATCCCCAGAAGTCGACGCGGCGATCGATGCCGTCGGGTTCGAAGCGCGCGGGCATTCGGGTGGCGAGCAGCCAGCGATTGTTCTCAATCAGATGATGGAGATTACCCGCGCGGCGGGTCAGATCGGTGTTCCGGGATTGTATGTCACGGACGATCCGGGTGGCGTCGACGATGCAGCCAAGAAGGGCAGCCTTAGCCTTCGTTTAGGACTGGGATGGGCAAAAGCGCAAAGCTTCCATACCGGCCAAACGCCGGTCTTGCGCTACAATCGCCAGCTCATGATGGCGATCCTGCATGACAAGTTGCCCATCGCGAAGATCGTCAACGCGCAGGTCATTTCCTTGGAAGATGCGCCGAAAGGCTATGAGAGCTTCGATCAAGGCGCGGCAACCAAATACGTGCTGGACCCGCACGGAATGATTTCATAA
- a CDS encoding thiamine pyrophosphate-requiring protein, with protein MTQTLTKPTAAASAPATAEMTAEAFLSRLAERGIDYVFANAGTDFAPIIEALARKNKKFPRFVTVPHENVAMAMANGYYRLAGKPAAVMVHVTVGTANTICGLMNMARDNVPVLLCAGRTPVTETGHDASRNGVIHWGQESFDQGGMVREFVKWEYELRSGQPVGALVDRALDIAMTEPRGPVYMCLPREVLADDAVPMRRDNVRPLGALAATPAQEAIDQAAQILSKAKSPMVITSAFARTPEALAALSEFADKLAISVAQPSPIDLNLQTNHPMFAGFDLPASFAKADTIIVIDSGVPWIPKNVRPADHAKVIHMSVDPLVSRHPFREFETDLLVAGDPTAGLRMLLQAVEKIGYDKAAAEARRTAAVAARAEAVAKREAFALSMKDHTPIHPAWLAHCINKTKAKDAIVMNELGTSPARLDFEAPQTFFSVGLAGGLGSGIGSALGIKLAAPEREVIACVGDGSYMFGNPLPTHFVGRSEKLATLTIVANNHQWLAVRMSTLAVYPDGAAAKANVMPVQDLNPSPDFEKVVESCGGYGESVKDPSKLEDALRRALEKVRAGIPVVLNVHTQPGTR; from the coding sequence GTGACCCAAACCCTCACCAAACCGACTGCCGCCGCCAGCGCGCCGGCCACCGCCGAGATGACCGCCGAGGCGTTCCTGTCGCGCCTCGCCGAGCGTGGCATCGACTATGTGTTCGCCAATGCCGGCACCGATTTCGCGCCGATCATCGAGGCGCTGGCCCGCAAGAACAAGAAATTCCCGCGCTTCGTCACCGTGCCGCACGAGAACGTCGCCATGGCCATGGCCAATGGCTACTACCGGCTGGCCGGCAAGCCCGCCGCCGTGATGGTCCATGTCACCGTCGGCACCGCCAACACGATCTGCGGCCTGATGAACATGGCGCGCGACAACGTTCCGGTGCTGTTGTGCGCCGGCCGCACGCCGGTTACCGAAACCGGCCACGATGCCTCGCGCAATGGCGTGATCCATTGGGGCCAGGAATCCTTCGACCAGGGCGGCATGGTTCGCGAATTCGTCAAATGGGAATATGAGCTGCGCAGTGGCCAGCCGGTCGGTGCCTTGGTCGATCGCGCCCTCGACATCGCCATGACCGAGCCGCGCGGCCCGGTTTATATGTGCCTGCCGCGTGAAGTCCTCGCCGACGATGCCGTGCCGATGCGCCGCGACAATGTTCGGCCGCTGGGCGCCCTGGCCGCGACGCCGGCGCAAGAAGCCATCGATCAGGCGGCGCAGATTCTCTCCAAGGCGAAGAGCCCGATGGTCATCACCTCGGCCTTCGCGCGCACGCCGGAAGCCCTGGCGGCCCTGAGCGAGTTCGCCGACAAGTTGGCGATTTCGGTGGCACAGCCCTCGCCGATCGATCTCAACCTGCAGACCAACCACCCGATGTTCGCCGGTTTCGATCTGCCGGCTTCATTCGCCAAAGCCGATACGATTATCGTCATCGACTCCGGCGTGCCGTGGATCCCCAAGAACGTGCGGCCGGCCGACCACGCCAAGGTCATTCACATGTCGGTTGATCCGCTGGTCAGCCGCCACCCGTTCCGCGAATTCGAAACCGACCTCCTGGTTGCTGGCGATCCGACGGCGGGCCTGCGCATGCTGCTGCAGGCGGTCGAAAAGATCGGCTATGACAAGGCTGCCGCCGAAGCACGCCGCACGGCGGCTGTTGCCGCGCGGGCGGAGGCCGTGGCCAAGCGGGAAGCCTTCGCTCTGTCGATGAAGGACCACACGCCGATCCATCCGGCTTGGTTGGCCCATTGTATCAACAAGACCAAGGCCAAGGACGCGATCGTCATGAACGAGCTGGGCACCTCCCCTGCTCGGCTCGACTTTGAAGCGCCGCAGACCTTCTTCAGCGTCGGCCTCGCGGGTGGTCTGGGCTCGGGCATCGGCTCGGCGCTTGGCATCAAGCTGGCGGCGCCGGAACGGGAAGTCATCGCCTGCGTCGGCGACGGCTCCTATATGTTCGGCAATCCGCTGCCGACCCATTTCGTCGGTCGTTCCGAGAAGCTGGCGACCCTGACGATCGTCGCCAACAACCACCAGTGGCTGGCGGTGCGCATGTCGACCCTGGCGGTCTATCCGGATGGCGCGGCCGCCAAGGCCAATGTCATGCCGGTGCAGGACCTCAATCCGTCGCCGGATTTCGAAAAGGTGGTCGAATCCTGTGGCGGCTATGGCGAGAGCGTCAAGGACCCGAGCAAGCTGGAAGACGCGCTGCGCCGGGCCCTGGAAAAGGTACGCGCGGGCATTCCGGTGGTTCTGAACGTCCATACCCAGCCGGGCACGCGCTGA